The following proteins are encoded in a genomic region of Streptomyces gobiensis:
- a CDS encoding DUF501 domain-containing protein — protein METPPPQTDRTPPTDADIAAFREQLGRPPRGLRAIAHRCPCGQPDVVETAPRLDDGTPFPTTYYLTCPRAASAIGTLEANGVMKEMTARLAEDKELAAAYRRAHEDYIARRDAIEVLAGFPSAGGMPDRVKCLHVLVAHSLAAGPGVNPLGDEAIAMLPEWWRKGPCVNPGEAAE, from the coding sequence ATGGAAACGCCCCCGCCGCAGACCGACCGTACGCCGCCGACGGACGCGGATATCGCCGCCTTCCGGGAGCAGCTTGGCCGCCCGCCGCGTGGCCTGCGGGCCATCGCGCACCGCTGCCCCTGCGGTCAGCCCGATGTCGTCGAGACGGCACCGCGCTTGGACGACGGCACGCCCTTCCCTACGACGTACTACCTGACCTGCCCGCGCGCCGCCTCCGCGATCGGCACGCTGGAGGCCAACGGCGTGATGAAGGAGATGACTGCCCGGCTCGCCGAGGACAAAGAGCTCGCCGCCGCCTACCGCAGGGCGCACGAGGACTACATCGCCCGCCGTGACGCCATCGAGGTGCTGGCGGGCTTCCCCAGCGCGGGCGGTATGCCGGACCGGGTCAAGTGTCTGCACGTTCTGGTCGCCCACTCGCTGGCGGCCGGTCCCGGGGTGAACCCGCTGGGCGACGAGGCGATCGCGATGCTGCCGGAGTGGTGGCGCAAGGGGCCGTGTGTGAACCCCGGGGAGGCCGCCGAATGA
- a CDS encoding SGNH/GDSL hydrolase family protein, with protein sequence MGRMGGETSGMSRARVARRIATAAAYGSGGIGMLGGFVIGVLLTEVQLAKRKLGGHVDAPPMADGLYGAVFARHDGPPLRLAFLGDSTAAGQGVHRARQTPGGLLASGLAAVSERPVDLRVVALPGAKSDDLERQVTVLLSEREPSQAPDVCVIMIGANDVTGRMSASRSVRYLSDAVTRLRTAGCEVVVGTCPDLGSVEPVGQPLRWLARRASRQLAAAQTIAVVELGGRTVSLGDLLGPEFAANPHEMFGPDNYHPSAEGYATAAMAVLPTLCAALGLWPEAEERPDAARREGLLPVARAAVEAAEEAGTEVAAARGPWALLRHRRRRRVAPEDPAPPEGSAPAEEVTRAE encoded by the coding sequence ATGGGTCGTATGGGAGGCGAGACCAGCGGGATGTCCAGGGCGAGGGTGGCGCGGCGGATCGCGACAGCCGCAGCGTATGGAAGTGGCGGGATCGGGATGCTCGGTGGCTTCGTGATCGGTGTACTGCTCACCGAGGTCCAGCTCGCAAAGCGGAAGCTGGGCGGCCACGTCGATGCGCCGCCCATGGCGGACGGACTCTACGGGGCCGTCTTCGCGCGCCACGACGGGCCACCGCTGCGGCTGGCGTTTCTCGGCGACTCCACGGCCGCCGGGCAGGGAGTGCACCGGGCCCGGCAGACACCGGGCGGGCTGCTCGCCTCGGGGCTGGCGGCGGTGTCCGAACGGCCGGTGGATCTGCGGGTCGTAGCGCTGCCGGGGGCGAAGTCCGATGACCTGGAACGGCAGGTGACGGTGCTGCTGTCGGAGCGGGAGCCGTCCCAGGCGCCCGATGTCTGCGTGATCATGATCGGGGCGAATGACGTCACCGGGCGGATGTCCGCGTCACGGTCGGTGCGGTATCTGTCGGACGCGGTGACCCGGCTGCGTACGGCTGGCTGCGAGGTCGTCGTCGGTACCTGCCCGGATCTCGGGTCGGTGGAGCCGGTGGGACAGCCGCTGCGGTGGCTCGCGCGGCGGGCCAGCCGGCAGTTGGCGGCGGCCCAGACGATCGCGGTGGTGGAGCTGGGCGGACGTACGGTGTCGCTGGGCGACCTGCTGGGTCCGGAGTTCGCGGCGAATCCGCACGAGATGTTCGGGCCGGACAACTATCACCCCTCGGCGGAGGGGTATGCGACGGCGGCGATGGCGGTGCTGCCGACGTTGTGCGCGGCGCTGGGGCTGTGGCCGGAGGCGGAAGAGCGGCCCGACGCCGCGCGCCGGGAGGGGCTGCTGCCGGTTGCCCGGGCGGCGGTGGAGGCCGCGGAGGAGGCCGGTACGGAGGTGGCGGCGGCTCGGGGGCCGTGGGCGCTGCTGCGGCACCGGCGGCGGCGCCGGGTGGCCCCGGAGGACCCCGCCCCGCCGGAGGGGTCCGCTCCGGCGGAGGAGGTCACCCGGGCGGAGTGA
- a CDS encoding MurR/RpiR family transcriptional regulator yields MSSASARLLKLFEGHRLTPTQRRIAHCMVRRADDAPFLSSVELAELAGVSQPSVTRFAVALGFDGYPALRKHLRESPAGDVGETEAEATSNEYQQAVYAEIENLRLLAAQLADPAPVAAAGRLLAASRPLLVLGLRAASAQARGFAYFAAKVHPDIRLLDEGGTMLADRIDAALRAGASALLCFALPRHPREVVTALDYARTAGLRIVTVADSAFAPVGHPDDILLPAAVGTGLAFDTACAPMLLGRVLLEAMCDDLPDAQARLEEFDTRAAERGLFLE; encoded by the coding sequence ATGAGCAGCGCGAGCGCTCGGCTGCTGAAGCTCTTCGAGGGGCACCGGCTGACCCCGACGCAGCGCCGGATCGCGCACTGCATGGTGCGGCGGGCCGATGACGCGCCGTTCCTGTCGAGTGTTGAGCTGGCCGAGCTGGCGGGGGTGAGCCAGCCGTCCGTAACCCGTTTCGCGGTCGCGCTGGGCTTTGACGGCTATCCGGCGCTGCGCAAGCATCTGCGGGAGTCACCGGCCGGGGACGTGGGTGAGACCGAGGCCGAGGCCACTTCCAATGAGTACCAGCAGGCGGTCTACGCCGAGATCGAGAATCTGCGGCTGCTCGCGGCCCAGCTCGCCGACCCCGCCCCTGTCGCGGCGGCCGGGCGGCTGTTGGCCGCCTCCCGCCCGCTGCTGGTGCTGGGGCTACGGGCCGCCTCCGCCCAGGCACGCGGCTTCGCCTACTTCGCCGCAAAAGTCCACCCGGATATCCGGCTGCTGGACGAGGGCGGCACGATGCTCGCGGACCGTATCGACGCCGCCCTCCGGGCTGGCGCCAGCGCGCTGCTCTGCTTCGCGCTGCCCCGTCATCCGCGCGAGGTGGTGACCGCCCTCGACTACGCCCGTACGGCCGGACTGCGGATCGTCACGGTCGCCGACAGCGCGTTCGCCCCCGTCGGGCACCCCGATGACATCCTGCTGCCCGCGGCCGTGGGCACCGGGCTGGCCTTCGACACGGCGTGTGCGCCGATGCTGCTGGGCCGGGTGCTGCTGGAGGCGATGTGTGACGATCTGCCGGACGCCCAGGCCCGGCTGGAGGAGTTCGACACCAGGGCCGCCGAACGCGGCCTGTTCTTGGAATAA
- a CDS encoding cystathionine beta-synthase encodes MQYHESMIELVGNTPLLKLNNVTSGTGATVLAKVEYFNPGGSVKDRIAVRMIEAAERSGELKPGGVIVEPTSGNTGVGLAIVAQQKGYRCLFVCPDKVSTDKINVLRAYGAEVVVCPTAVDPDHPDSYYNVSDRLVRETPGAWKPDQYSNPNNPRSHYETTGPELWEQTEGRITHFVAGVGTGGTISGTGRYLKEVSDGRVKIIGADPEGSVYSGGSGRPYLVEGVGEDFWPTAYDPEVTDEIIAVSDKDSFQMTRRLAKEEGLLVGGSCGMAVVAALEVAERLTPEDVVVVLLPDSGRGYLSKIFNDDWMADYGFLEEGEPSARVADVLRDKEGEIPSLVHMHPEETVGEAIDVLREYGVSQMPIVKPGAGHPDVMAAEVIGSVVERELLDALFTKRAMLTDPLEKHMSAPLPQVGSGEPVADLMAALEGADAAIVLVEGKPTGVVSRQDLLAYLARAAK; translated from the coding sequence GTGCAGTATCACGAGTCGATGATCGAGCTTGTCGGCAACACCCCGCTGCTCAAGCTGAACAATGTCACCTCGGGGACCGGGGCCACCGTCCTGGCGAAGGTGGAGTACTTCAACCCGGGTGGCTCAGTAAAAGACCGGATCGCGGTCCGGATGATCGAGGCGGCCGAACGCTCCGGGGAGCTGAAGCCGGGCGGCGTCATCGTCGAGCCGACGTCCGGCAATACGGGTGTGGGCCTGGCGATCGTCGCCCAGCAGAAGGGGTATCGCTGCCTCTTCGTCTGCCCGGACAAGGTCTCAACGGACAAGATCAATGTGCTGCGCGCCTATGGCGCCGAGGTCGTGGTCTGCCCGACCGCTGTGGACCCTGATCACCCTGACTCGTACTACAACGTCTCGGACCGTCTGGTCCGGGAGACCCCTGGAGCCTGGAAGCCGGACCAGTACAGCAACCCGAACAACCCCCGTTCGCACTACGAGACCACCGGCCCGGAGCTCTGGGAGCAGACAGAGGGCCGCATCACCCACTTTGTCGCGGGCGTTGGCACCGGCGGCACGATCTCCGGCACCGGCCGCTACCTCAAGGAGGTCTCCGACGGAAGGGTGAAGATCATCGGGGCCGACCCGGAGGGCTCGGTCTACTCGGGCGGCTCGGGCCGCCCGTATCTGGTCGAGGGCGTCGGTGAGGACTTCTGGCCGACCGCTTACGACCCGGAGGTCACCGATGAGATCATCGCGGTCTCGGACAAGGACTCCTTCCAGATGACCCGCCGCCTGGCCAAGGAGGAGGGTCTGCTGGTCGGCGGCTCCTGCGGGATGGCGGTTGTCGCGGCGCTGGAGGTGGCCGAGCGGCTGACCCCCGAGGATGTGGTCGTCGTGCTGCTCCCGGACAGTGGCCGTGGCTATCTCAGCAAGATCTTCAACGATGACTGGATGGCCGACTACGGCTTCCTGGAGGAAGGCGAGCCGAGTGCCCGGGTCGCTGATGTGCTGCGCGACAAGGAGGGTGAGATCCCCTCGCTGGTCCATATGCACCCGGAGGAGACCGTCGGCGAGGCGATCGATGTGCTGCGCGAGTACGGGGTTTCCCAGATGCCCATTGTGAAGCCGGGAGCGGGGCATCCGGATGTGATGGCGGCGGAGGTCATCGGCTCGGTTGTGGAACGTGAGCTGCTGGACGCTCTGTTCACCAAGCGGGCCATGCTGACCGACCCGCTGGAGAAGCATATGAGCGCCCCACTGCCACAGGTTGGTTCGGGTGAGCCGGTCGCCGATCTGATGGCGGCGCTGGAGGGCGCGGACGCTGCCATCGTGCTGGTGGAGGGCAAGCCGACCGGGGTGGTCAGCCGCCAGGATCTGCTGGCCTATCTGGCGCGTGCAGCGAAGTAA
- a CDS encoding SAM-dependent methyltransferase, whose protein sequence is MTAAAVRLHALAESALGIPLPIRIRAWDRSEAGPPDAPTLVVRHRRALRRILWRPGELGLARAWVAGELDIEGDLYDALDRLAGPLWEGQGRPAKGARLAASRELLALAGPLPPPPPPREEVRHRTGFRHSVRRDKRAISHHYDVGNDFYEQVLGPSMVYSCAYWDEGLTLEEAQRAKIDLVCRKLALQPGQRLLDVGCGWGSLALHAAREYGVRAVGVTLSAEQAAYARKRIAEAGLTDRIDIRIQDYRHIPDGPYDAIASIGMAEHVGSARYREYAATVYGLLRPGGRLLNHQIARRPEVSEEAYEADEFIDAYVFPDGELAPVGRTVTHLEEAGFEVRDLESIREHYAMTLRRWVANLEADFPRAARLSTPGRARVWRLYMAASALSFEHNRIGVNQILAIRTPDSGISGLPLRTRDWRS, encoded by the coding sequence ATGACCGCAGCCGCTGTGCGGCTCCACGCCCTGGCCGAGTCAGCGCTCGGCATCCCGCTCCCGATCCGTATCCGCGCCTGGGACCGCAGCGAGGCGGGTCCCCCCGACGCCCCCACCCTGGTCGTACGCCATCGCCGCGCCCTGCGGCGCATCCTGTGGCGGCCGGGCGAGCTCGGTCTCGCCCGGGCCTGGGTGGCCGGAGAGCTGGACATCGAAGGTGATCTGTACGACGCGCTGGACCGGCTCGCCGGCCCGCTGTGGGAGGGGCAGGGCCGCCCGGCCAAGGGCGCCCGGCTGGCCGCCTCCCGTGAGCTGCTGGCCCTCGCCGGGCCGCTGCCGCCCCCGCCCCCGCCCCGGGAAGAGGTGCGCCACCGAACCGGGTTCCGGCACAGCGTGCGCCGCGACAAGCGGGCCATCAGCCACCACTATGACGTCGGCAACGACTTCTATGAGCAGGTGCTCGGCCCGTCCATGGTGTACTCCTGCGCTTACTGGGACGAGGGCCTCACCCTGGAGGAGGCGCAGCGGGCAAAGATCGATCTGGTCTGCCGCAAGCTCGCCCTGCAGCCGGGCCAGCGGCTGCTCGACGTCGGCTGCGGCTGGGGCTCCCTGGCGCTGCACGCGGCCCGCGAGTACGGCGTGCGGGCGGTCGGGGTCACGCTCTCCGCGGAGCAGGCGGCGTACGCCCGTAAGCGGATCGCGGAGGCCGGTCTGACGGACCGTATCGACATCCGTATTCAGGACTACCGGCACATCCCTGACGGCCCGTATGACGCCATCGCCTCCATCGGTATGGCAGAGCATGTCGGCTCCGCCCGCTACCGTGAGTACGCCGCCACCGTCTATGGCCTGCTCCGCCCCGGTGGCCGCCTGCTGAACCATCAGATCGCCAGACGTCCCGAGGTGTCGGAGGAGGCCTACGAGGCGGATGAATTCATCGACGCGTATGTCTTCCCCGATGGTGAACTGGCCCCGGTGGGCCGCACGGTCACCCATCTTGAGGAGGCGGGCTTCGAGGTCCGCGATCTGGAGTCGATCCGGGAGCACTACGCCATGACGCTGCGCCGCTGGGTGGCCAACCTGGAAGCCGACTTCCCGCGCGCGGCTCGCCTCAGCACTCCGGGCCGGGCTCGTGTCTGGCGGCTCTATATGGCCGCGTCAGCACTCTCCTTCGAACACAACCGCATCGGCGTCAACCAGATCCTGGCGATCCGCACCCCCGACTCAGGCATCTCGGGTCTGCCCTTGCGTACCCGCGACTGGCGCTCCTGA
- a CDS encoding Ppx/GppA phosphatase family protein, whose product MTRVAAIDCGTNSIRLLIADVDPETGELKDLARRMTIVRLGQDVDRTGRLAPEALERTFAACREYAAAIKEHGAEKVRFVATSASRDAENRADFVRGVLDILGVEPVVISGDQEAEFSFTGATQELRASPLRTPYLVADIGGGSTELVVGTEQVRAARSVDIGCVRMTERHLVRGGAISDPPTSAQIDAIKADIEAALDLAERTVPLTEAQTLVGLAGSVTTVAAIALGLAEYDSTAIHHTRVPIDQVREITERLLRSTHAERAAIPVMHPGRVDVIAAGALILLHLMERIGAQEVVVSEHDILDGIAFHTALDD is encoded by the coding sequence ATGACACGGGTCGCCGCCATTGACTGTGGCACCAACTCCATCCGGCTGCTCATCGCGGACGTGGACCCCGAAACCGGCGAACTCAAGGACCTGGCCCGGCGGATGACCATCGTCCGGCTCGGCCAGGACGTGGACCGTACGGGCCGCCTCGCTCCGGAGGCCCTGGAGCGGACCTTTGCCGCCTGCCGGGAGTACGCGGCGGCCATCAAGGAACATGGCGCCGAGAAGGTGCGCTTTGTGGCCACCTCCGCGTCCCGGGACGCGGAGAACCGGGCGGACTTCGTACGCGGGGTGCTGGACATCCTCGGCGTCGAGCCCGTGGTCATCTCCGGTGACCAGGAGGCGGAGTTCTCCTTCACCGGTGCCACCCAGGAACTGAGGGCGTCCCCGTTGCGGACTCCGTATCTCGTGGCGGATATCGGCGGTGGCTCCACCGAGCTGGTGGTCGGTACGGAACAGGTACGGGCCGCCCGCAGCGTCGATATCGGCTGTGTCCGGATGACCGAGCGCCATCTCGTGCGGGGCGGCGCGATCAGCGACCCGCCCACGTCCGCCCAGATCGACGCCATAAAAGCGGATATTGAGGCCGCGCTCGACCTCGCCGAGCGCACGGTCCCGCTCACCGAGGCGCAGACCCTGGTCGGCCTCGCGGGCTCGGTCACCACGGTCGCCGCCATCGCCCTCGGTCTGGCGGAGTATGACTCCACCGCGATCCACCACACCCGGGTGCCGATCGACCAGGTACGGGAGATCACCGAGCGGCTGCTGCGGTCCACCCATGCCGAGCGGGCGGCCATCCCGGTGATGCACCCGGGAAGGGTCGATGTGATCGCTGCGGGGGCACTGATCCTGCTCCACCTCATGGAGCGGATCGGGGCTCAGGAGGTCGTGGTGAGCGAGCACGACATCCTCGATGGGATCGCTTTCCATACGGCACTCGACGACTGA
- a CDS encoding ABC transporter permease: MFRTALRNVFAHKARLLMTVLAVMLGVAFVSGTLVFTSTISDAYQKSSEKGFDHVDVAVQSDPDNPLNQRLLDQAAALPGAESATGSVTGFAALADKNGKLVGEGWSTLGGNYYAGQDGKGTDARYPMKDGRAPQRAGEVALDAKTAERTGYRVGDTVRMSVDGPVREEKVTGVFTTNDGNVAAGGSLVLFDTPTAQQLLAQPGEFNEITLKAAPGTSQGQLRSEVEKMLPEELEAVTGQKLADDQSRMIEENMSGMQTGMLVFAGISLFVGVFIIANTFTMLVAQRTKELALLRAVGASRRQITRSVLIEAFVVGAVAGVAGLLAGIGIGAGLRSLLNGIGATVPDGPLIISPSAVITSLAVGVVVTVLAAWLPARRAAKIPPVAAMSSVHATPTTRSLVIRNTIGSIIAAGGAALVLAGTGMEADAAKFPMGLGGALLTIGVFVLTPLLSRPLIAAAAPLLRGFGVSGKLARQNAVRNPRRTAATASALMIGLTLITGMTVIAGSSQQAIDKMATESLKADYTISMANFRELSPEVARTLAKDDQVTAVSPLRSSESEINGTTEWLTGVNGTDIAKLAQLDFSAGSFDGLSGDKAVVDEDTAKEHNWKVGSSVPVTFEDGEKGKLAISGVYEGNEMMRGIMLDTRTLDPHMDQVRDMQVMVKTKDGASDAAKSSLEKELGNNPAILVQDKKDVSESIAQMFSLMLNMLYGLLAMAVIVAVLGVVNTLAMSVFERSQEIGMLRAVGLDRRGIKRMVRLESIIISLFGGVMGIGLGVFFGWAAGELLSGSLATYELVLPWGRMGVFLALAAVVGVLAALWPARRAARLNMLTAIKAE; this comes from the coding sequence ATGTTCCGTACCGCCTTGCGCAATGTGTTCGCGCACAAGGCCCGGCTGCTGATGACCGTGCTCGCCGTCATGCTCGGCGTCGCCTTTGTCTCCGGCACCCTGGTCTTCACCTCCACCATCTCGGACGCTTACCAGAAGAGCTCCGAGAAGGGCTTCGACCACGTGGACGTGGCCGTACAGTCCGACCCCGACAACCCGCTGAACCAGCGGCTGCTCGACCAGGCCGCCGCGCTGCCCGGTGCCGAGTCGGCGACCGGCTCCGTCACCGGCTTCGCCGCGCTCGCCGACAAGAACGGCAAGCTCGTCGGCGAGGGCTGGTCCACGCTCGGCGGCAACTACTACGCCGGCCAGGACGGCAAGGGCACCGACGCCCGCTATCCGATGAAGGACGGCCGCGCGCCACAGCGGGCGGGCGAGGTCGCGCTGGACGCGAAGACCGCCGAGCGCACCGGCTACCGGGTCGGTGACACCGTACGTATGTCCGTCGACGGACCGGTCCGCGAGGAGAAGGTCACCGGCGTCTTCACCACCAACGACGGCAATGTCGCCGCGGGCGGCTCGCTCGTCCTCTTTGACACCCCGACCGCGCAGCAGCTGCTGGCCCAGCCCGGGGAGTTCAACGAGATCACCCTCAAGGCCGCTCCGGGTACCTCACAGGGCCAGCTCAGGTCCGAGGTCGAGAAGATGCTGCCGGAGGAGCTTGAGGCCGTCACCGGGCAGAAGCTCGCCGATGACCAGTCCAGGATGATCGAAGAGAATATGAGCGGCATGCAGACCGGCATGCTCGTCTTCGCCGGTATCTCGCTCTTCGTCGGCGTCTTCATCATCGCCAATACGTTCACCATGCTGGTCGCCCAGCGCACCAAGGAGCTGGCGCTGCTGCGCGCGGTGGGTGCCAGCCGCCGCCAGATCACCCGGTCGGTGCTGATCGAGGCCTTTGTCGTCGGTGCGGTCGCCGGGGTCGCGGGGCTCCTCGCCGGTATCGGCATCGGCGCCGGACTGCGTTCCCTGCTGAACGGTATCGGCGCCACCGTGCCGGACGGTCCGCTGATCATCTCGCCGAGCGCGGTCATCACCTCGCTGGCCGTGGGGGTTGTGGTCACCGTGCTGGCCGCCTGGCTGCCCGCCCGCCGGGCCGCGAAGATCCCGCCGGTCGCCGCGATGAGCAGCGTCCACGCGACCCCCACGACCCGCTCGCTGGTCATCCGGAACACCATCGGTTCGATCATCGCGGCCGGTGGTGCGGCGCTGGTACTCGCCGGGACCGGCATGGAGGCGGACGCGGCCAAGTTCCCGATGGGACTGGGCGGCGCCCTGTTGACCATCGGGGTCTTTGTGCTGACCCCGCTGCTGTCCCGGCCCCTGATCGCCGCCGCGGCTCCGCTGCTGCGCGGCTTCGGGGTCTCCGGAAAGCTGGCCCGGCAGAACGCAGTACGCAATCCGCGGCGTACCGCCGCGACCGCCTCGGCGCTGATGATCGGCCTCACCCTGATCACCGGTATGACCGTGATCGCGGGCAGCTCGCAGCAGGCCATCGACAAAATGGCGACGGAATCGCTCAAGGCCGACTACACGATCAGTATGGCCAACTTCCGTGAGCTGTCTCCCGAGGTAGCGCGGACGCTGGCCAAGGACGACCAGGTCACCGCGGTCAGTCCACTGCGCAGCTCCGAATCCGAGATCAACGGCACCACGGAGTGGCTGACGGGCGTCAACGGCACCGACATCGCCAAGCTGGCCCAGCTGGACTTCTCCGCGGGCTCCTTCGACGGGCTGAGCGGTGACAAGGCCGTCGTGGACGAGGACACCGCCAAGGAGCACAACTGGAAGGTCGGTTCGTCCGTCCCGGTCACCTTCGAGGACGGCGAGAAGGGCAAGCTGGCCATCTCCGGTGTCTACGAGGGCAACGAGATGATGCGCGGCATCATGCTGGACACCAGGACGCTGGATCCGCATATGGACCAGGTCAGGGACATGCAGGTGATGGTGAAGACGAAGGACGGCGCGAGCGACGCCGCGAAGTCCTCGCTGGAGAAGGAGCTTGGCAACAACCCGGCGATACTCGTCCAGGACAAGAAGGACGTCTCCGAATCCATCGCCCAGATGTTCAGCCTGATGCTGAACATGCTCTACGGGCTGCTCGCCATGGCTGTGATCGTCGCGGTGCTCGGCGTGGTCAACACCCTGGCGATGTCGGTCTTCGAGCGCTCGCAGGAGATCGGCATGCTGCGGGCGGTCGGCCTCGACCGGCGCGGCATCAAGCGGATGGTCCGGCTGGAGTCCATCATCATCTCCCTCTTCGGCGGGGTCATGGGCATCGGCCTTGGTGTCTTCTTCGGCTGGGCGGCCGGCGAACTGCTCAGCGGCTCGCTCGCCACGTATGAGCTGGTGCTCCCCTGGGGCCGGATGGGCGTCTTCCTGGCCCTGGCCGCGGTCGTCGGTGTCCTGGCCGCGCTCTGGCCCGCCCGCCGAGCGGCCAGACTGAACATGCTGACAGCCATCAAGGCGGAGTAG
- a CDS encoding ABC transporter ATP-binding protein, translated as MTTATQPGAPAAASTGAAAACARDLSKVYGEGETKVIALDQVSVDFRQGQFTAIMGPSGSGKSTLMHCMAGLDSVSSGSARIGDVELTSLKDKKLTQLRRDKIGFIFQAFNLLPTLNGLENITLPMDIAGRKPDKAWLDKVVETVGLSDRLKHRPSELSGGQQQRVAVARALASKPDIIFGDEPTGNLDSRSGAEVLGFLRNSVRELGQTVVMVTHDPVAASYADRVIFLADGRIVDDMVGPTADSVLERMKGFDAKGRPS; from the coding sequence GTGACGACCGCCACCCAGCCCGGCGCCCCCGCCGCCGCTTCCACCGGCGCTGCCGCCGCCTGTGCCAGGGACCTTTCCAAGGTCTATGGCGAGGGCGAGACCAAGGTGATCGCGCTCGACCAGGTCTCCGTCGACTTCCGGCAGGGCCAGTTCACCGCGATCATGGGCCCCTCCGGGTCCGGCAAGTCCACCCTGATGCACTGCATGGCCGGTCTGGACTCGGTATCCAGCGGGTCAGCGCGGATCGGCGATGTCGAGCTCACCTCGCTGAAGGACAAGAAGCTCACCCAGCTGCGCCGCGACAAGATCGGTTTTATATTCCAGGCCTTCAATCTGCTGCCCACGCTCAATGGGCTGGAGAACATCACCCTGCCGATGGACATCGCGGGCCGTAAGCCCGACAAGGCGTGGCTCGACAAGGTGGTGGAAACCGTTGGCCTCTCCGACCGCCTGAAGCACCGTCCGAGCGAGCTCTCCGGCGGTCAGCAGCAGCGCGTCGCCGTGGCCCGGGCGCTGGCCTCCAAGCCGGACATCATCTTCGGCGACGAGCCGACCGGAAACCTGGACTCGCGTTCCGGCGCCGAGGTGCTGGGCTTCCTGCGCAACTCGGTGCGTGAACTCGGCCAGACCGTCGTCATGGTCACCCACGATCCGGTCGCCGCCTCCTACGCGGACCGGGTGATCTTCCTCGCTGACGGCCGCATCGTTGACGACATGGTCGGTCCCACCGCCGACTCGGTGCTTGAGCGGATGAAGGGCTTCGACGCGAAGGGCCGCCCCAGCTGA
- a CDS encoding NAD(P)/FAD-dependent oxidoreductase, whose amino-acid sequence MSTTERPRILVVGGGYVGLYAARRILKKMRYGEATVTVVDPRSYMTYQPFLPEAAAGSISPRHVVVPLRRVLPKAEVLTGRVSTIDQDRKVATITPLVGDSYELPFDYLVVALGAVSRTFPIPGLAEQGIGMKGVEEAIGLRNHVLEQFDKADSTTDEDVRRKALTFVFVGGGFAGAETIGEVEDLARDACKYYPSVKREDMRFVLVDAADKILPEVGPELGQWGLEHLKKRGIEVYLETSMDSCVDGHVVLKNGLEVDSNTIVWTAGVKPNPALANFGLPLGPRGHVDVEPTLQVKGTDYIWAAGDNAQVPDLVGKKQGKPEPNFCPPNAQHALRQARQLGDNVISGMRGFPQGEYEHANKGAVAGLGIHKGVAMIALGKKRKIKLKGRIAWYMHRTYHGMAVPTWNRKIRVFADWTLHMFLKREVVSLGAMENPREEFYEAAKPAAPSDTKSKSGQADKSGQPADDAKSGGKPKAKAS is encoded by the coding sequence ATGAGCACCACGGAGCGTCCTCGAATCCTCGTTGTGGGCGGTGGTTACGTCGGCCTGTACGCAGCGCGCCGCATCCTGAAGAAGATGCGCTACGGCGAGGCGACGGTGACCGTCGTCGACCCGCGTTCGTACATGACGTACCAGCCCTTCCTGCCCGAAGCCGCCGCTGGTTCCATCTCTCCGCGCCACGTCGTCGTTCCGCTGCGCCGTGTGCTCCCCAAGGCGGAGGTCCTCACCGGCCGCGTCTCCACCATCGATCAGGACCGGAAGGTCGCCACGATCACGCCGCTCGTCGGCGACTCGTATGAGCTGCCCTTCGACTACCTGGTCGTCGCGCTCGGCGCGGTCTCCCGCACCTTCCCGATCCCCGGCCTGGCTGAGCAGGGCATCGGTATGAAGGGCGTCGAGGAGGCCATCGGCCTGCGCAACCACGTACTGGAGCAGTTCGACAAGGCCGACTCCACCACCGATGAGGATGTCCGTCGCAAGGCACTGACCTTCGTCTTCGTCGGAGGTGGCTTCGCCGGTGCGGAGACCATCGGTGAGGTCGAGGACCTGGCCCGGGATGCCTGCAAGTACTACCCGAGCGTCAAGCGCGAGGACATGCGCTTCGTCCTGGTCGACGCCGCCGACAAGATCCTCCCCGAGGTCGGCCCGGAGCTCGGCCAGTGGGGCCTGGAGCACCTGAAGAAGCGCGGTATCGAGGTCTACCTCGAGACGTCGATGGACTCCTGTGTGGACGGCCACGTCGTACTCAAGAACGGCCTTGAGGTCGACTCCAACACGATCGTGTGGACGGCCGGGGTGAAGCCGAACCCGGCGCTCGCCAACTTCGGTCTGCCGCTCGGCCCCCGTGGCCATGTCGACGTCGAGCCCACCCTGCAGGTCAAGGGCACCGACTACATATGGGCCGCCGGTGACAACGCCCAGGTCCCGGACCTGGTCGGCAAGAAGCAGGGGAAGCCTGAGCCCAACTTCTGCCCGCCCAACGCGCAGCACGCGCTGCGTCAGGCCAGGCAGCTGGGCGACAATGTCATCTCGGGTATGCGCGGCTTCCCGCAGGGCGAGTACGAGCACGCCAACAAGGGTGCGGTGGCCGGTCTGGGCATCCACAAGGGTGTCGCGATGATTGCCCTCGGCAAGAAGCGGAAGATCAAGCTCAAGGGCCGGATCGCGTGGTACATGCACCGGACCTACCACGGTATGGCCGTGCCGACCTGGAACCGCAAGATCCGCGTCTTCGCCGACTGGACACTGCATATGTTCCTCAAGCGAGAGGTCGTCTCCCTCGGCGCGATGGAGAACCCCCGCGAGGAGTTCTACGAGGCCGCCAAGCCGGCTGCGCCGTCGGACACGAAGTCGAAGTCCGGGCAGGCTGACAAGTCCGGGCAGCCTGCGGACGACGCGAAGTCCGGGGGGAAGCCGAAGGCCAAGGCCTCCTGA